A part of Numenius arquata chromosome 2, bNumArq3.hap1.1, whole genome shotgun sequence genomic DNA contains:
- the USP15 gene encoding ubiquitin carboxyl-terminal hydrolase 15 isoform X4 encodes MAEGGAADLETQRTDVAALLKTALRKGDTWYLVDSRWFKQWKKYVGFDSWDKYQMGDQNVYPGPIDNSGLLKDGDSQSLKEHLIDELDYILLPTEGWNRLVSWYTLMEGQEPIARKVVEQGMFVKHCKVEVYLTELKLCENGNMNNVVTRRFSKADTIDTIEKEIRKIFNIPGEKETRLWNKYMSNTFEPLNKPDSTIQDAGLYQGQVLVIEQKNEDGTWPRGPSTPKSPGASNFSTLPKISPSLSNNYNNMNNRK; translated from the exons atggcggagggaggcgcggCGGATCTGGAGACCCAGCGCACGGACGTGGCGGCGCTGCTGAAAACCGCCCTCCGCAAGGGCGACACCTG GTATCTAGTGGATAGTCGCTGGTtcaaacagtggaaaaaatatgTTGGTTTTGACAGCTGGGACAAATACCAAATGGGAGATCAGAATGTGTACCCTGGTCCTATTGATAATTCTGGACTTCTCAAAG ATGGTGATTCTCAGTCTCTCAAGGAACATCTCATTGATGAGCTGGACTACATCCTTTTGCCAACTGAAGGCTGGAATAGGCTAGTTAGCTGGTACACACTGATGGAAGGTCAAGAGCCAATAGCACGCAAG GTCGTTGAACAGGGTATGTTTGTAAAGCACTGCAAAGTAGAAGTCTATCTAACAGAATTAAAGCTTTGTGAAAATGGAAATATGAACAATGTTGTCACACGAAGATTTAGTAAAGCTGATACAATAG ATACAATTGAAAAAGAGATAAGAAAAATCTTCAATATTCCTGGTGAAAAAGAGACCAGATTGTGGAACAAATACATGAGTAATACTTTTGAACCTTTGAATAAACCAGACAGTACCATACAGGATGCTGGGTTATACCAGGGACAG GTGCTGGTGATAGAACAGAAGAATGAGGATGGAACATGGCCGAGAGGTCCTTCAACTCCTAA gtcCCCAGGTGCATCCAATTTTTCAACTTTACCAAAGATCTCTCCATCTCTATCAAATAATTATAACAACATGAACAACAGAAA ATAA